The following are encoded together in the Lactuca sativa cultivar Salinas chromosome 1, Lsat_Salinas_v11, whole genome shotgun sequence genome:
- the LOC128127582 gene encoding uncharacterized protein LOC128127582, which translates to MTPLERRLINASSGGSLGDMTPTEISERIEKLAIESKNSKNKDEWYPDRLRGVKEINNAHLESHISKLTKAVLLTKEKVAAKKLGKTYGGQSLSEPENKPKEEFEEVLVEEEDVKEPEEEDEEYKEVLVEEDKEKEISGPPKPILKEYKTLPPFPSRLKSTKREREDEDIMNFFCKVELAKIFLLFCKNLPPNCKDSGIFSVPCILGNLHFLKAMLDLEASFNFLPCSVFEKLKMGTLQKTGTIIQLANHSILHPKGVLEDVLVRVDNLIFPADFYILDTGNLNTFDENSIILGSSPLFEGFCVFSNVSVQEKFADRNLSYTSEELVEDKLGEVKEEYRIPAVEKSDRILKRNKLLEKEEEELESEEVSDENLKKKNVFEQRKGRSGDFKYESEKKKA; encoded by the exons ATGACACCTTTGGAGAGGCGCCTGATAAATGCTTCCAGTGGTGGTTCCTTGGGTGATATGACACCGACTGAAATCAGCGAACGTATCGAAAAGTTGGCGATCGAGTCTAAAAATTCCAAAAACAAAGATGAGTGGTATCCAGATCGGCTAAGGGGTGTCAAGGAAATCAACAATGCTCACCTAGAGTCTCATATATCTAAACTAACAAAAGCAGTGTTGTTGACTAAAGAAAAAGTTGCTGCAAAGAAACT TGGGAAAACATATGGAGGCCAAAGCTTATCTGAACCAGAAAACAAACCTAAGGAAGAATTTGAAGAAGTTctggtagaagaagaagatgtaaaagagcctgaagaagaagatgaggaaTATAAAGAAGTGTTGGTTGAAGAagataaagaaaaagaaatttcAGGACCACCCAAGccaattcttaaagaatacaagACCTTACCCCCATTCCCATCAAGACTGAAGAGTACGAAGCGTGAAAGAGAGGATGAGGATATCATGAATTTTTTTTGCAAAGTTGAG CTGGCGAAAATATTTCTGCTATTCTGCAAAAATTTGCCTCCAAACTGCAAGGATTCGGGGATTTTTTCAGTTCCTTGTATATTGGGTAACCTTCATTTTCTAAAAGCCATGCTTGATCTAGAAGCTTCATTCAATTTCCTTCCATgttctgtttttgaaaaattaaaaatgggAACTTTACAAAAGACCGGGACAATTATCCAGTTGGCTAACCACTCGATACTACACCCAAAAGGTGTACTGGAGGATGTTCTTGTTCGAGTGGATAATTTGATCTTTCCCGCTGATTTTTATATTTTGGACACAGGAAACTTGAATACTTTTGATGAAAACTCTATTATTTTGGGAAG CAGTCCTTTATTTGAGGGCTTTTGTGTGTTTTCTAATGTCTCTGTGCAAGAGAAATTTGCAGACAGAAATTTATCATACACATCAGAGGAGCTGGTAGAAGATAAGCTTGGGGAGGTGAAGGAGGAGTATCGAATTCCTGCTGTAGAAAAATCAGATAGAATTTTGAAAAggaacaaacttttggaaaaagaaGAGGAGGAGCTGGAATCCGAGGAAGTATCAGATGAAAAtctaaaaaagaaaaatgtttttgaGCAAAGAAAAGGTAGAAGTGGTGATTTCAAATACGAGTCTGAAAAGAAGAAAGcttaa